The following proteins are co-located in the Trichormus variabilis 0441 genome:
- a CDS encoding SpoIID/LytB domain-containing protein, which translates to MISMKFQLLLGSLLSQIKVRHWWLGILLWIALVAPAQASVILRVAIERGVNQARVGSSTTAIVKDSTGRTLGQLPAMSSFYAQAVPGGVALDKWQSGLFWIEPSGKGFVYIGDRWFRGRTLVVPTEKGIDVVNWVDLEEYLYSVVGGEMNSSWPGEALKAQAIAARTYALYKREQQRSNPVYDLGDTPDRWQIYKGVSSESPSTYAAVDATAGQVLTYNNNLILSVFHACSGGHTENVEDVWSNPLPYLRAVQDYDQNIKECNWQRTFTPTEISSRISGVGNIREVVAESFSPFRSVKALRVVGDKGTKVLRGEEVRTALKLRSTRFNVTRGADGSFTLQGAGFGHGLGMSQWGAYNLALRGANHLQILGHYYQGVALTPIKAK; encoded by the coding sequence ATGATCAGCATGAAATTTCAACTGTTGTTAGGCTCTTTACTTTCCCAGATTAAAGTCCGTCATTGGTGGCTAGGTATCTTATTGTGGATCGCTTTGGTTGCCCCAGCGCAAGCCTCTGTCATCTTGCGCGTGGCCATTGAGCGGGGAGTCAATCAAGCTAGAGTTGGCAGTTCCACAACGGCAATTGTCAAAGATAGTACAGGGCGTACTTTGGGACAATTGCCAGCGATGAGTTCCTTTTATGCCCAAGCTGTGCCTGGGGGAGTGGCTTTAGATAAATGGCAGTCTGGCTTATTTTGGATTGAACCCTCAGGGAAAGGATTCGTTTATATAGGCGATCGCTGGTTTCGTGGTAGAACTTTGGTTGTACCCACAGAAAAAGGTATAGATGTGGTTAACTGGGTAGATTTAGAAGAATATCTCTACAGCGTTGTTGGTGGAGAAATGAATTCTAGCTGGCCGGGAGAAGCCTTAAAAGCTCAGGCGATCGCCGCCCGTACCTATGCCCTATACAAGCGAGAACAACAGCGTAGTAACCCGGTTTATGATTTAGGTGATACCCCAGATCGCTGGCAAATTTATAAAGGAGTCAGCAGTGAATCTCCTTCAACCTATGCCGCCGTTGATGCTACAGCTGGGCAAGTATTAACTTATAACAATAATCTCATTCTTTCAGTTTTCCACGCTTGTTCTGGTGGACACACGGAAAATGTGGAAGATGTTTGGAGTAATCCCCTTCCTTATCTACGCGCTGTTCAAGACTACGACCAAAACATTAAAGAATGTAATTGGCAAAGAACTTTTACCCCAACAGAAATTAGCTCCAGAATTTCTGGTGTAGGCAATATCAGGGAAGTAGTTGCCGAATCCTTTTCACCGTTCCGTAGTGTCAAAGCTTTAAGAGTCGTGGGTGATAAAGGTACAAAAGTCCTGCGAGGCGAAGAAGTGCGTACTGCCCTGAAACTCAGAAGTACTCGCTTTAACGTCACCAGAGGCGCAGATGGTAGCTTTACCCTCCAAGGCGCAGGTTTTGGTCATGGTTTAGGTATGAGCCAATGGGGTGCTTATAATTTAGCTTTACGCGGCGCTAACCACCTGCAAATACTAGGACATTACTATCAGGGTGTCGCCCTCACACCCATTAAGGCGAAGTGA
- a CDS encoding diacylglycerol/polyprenol kinase family protein gives MLNLVSELISTPPLWLQISIVAAWVSFILAIAGLVNRFATSDSEIVRKIVHIGAGHVILLAWWLDIPASVGIGASIVASVVTLLSYIFPLLPGINSVGRQSLGTFFYAVSVGVLVAWFWHIQQPQYAAIGMMVMAWGDGLAALVGQRFGKHKYKLLGAQKSWEGSLTMALASYLVCSLILLGVLGNVWQTWTVSLAVAFVATSLEAFSFLGVDNLTVPLGSAAIAFALIQFWPLH, from the coding sequence TTGTTAAACTTAGTTTCCGAATTAATCTCAACACCGCCTTTATGGCTGCAAATTAGTATTGTTGCAGCTTGGGTATCCTTTATTCTGGCGATCGCTGGGCTGGTAAATCGCTTTGCCACTAGCGACTCGGAAATAGTCCGAAAAATAGTTCACATTGGCGCTGGCCATGTGATTTTACTGGCTTGGTGGTTAGATATTCCTGCCAGTGTAGGCATTGGTGCTTCCATTGTGGCAAGTGTAGTCACTCTGTTGTCTTACATTTTCCCACTTCTCCCAGGTATTAATAGTGTGGGTAGACAGAGCTTAGGCACATTTTTTTACGCTGTCAGTGTCGGCGTTTTAGTGGCTTGGTTTTGGCATATACAACAACCCCAATATGCGGCGATCGGCATGATGGTAATGGCCTGGGGTGATGGATTAGCGGCTTTGGTTGGACAGCGATTTGGTAAGCATAAATATAAACTTTTAGGAGCGCAAAAAAGCTGGGAAGGCTCCTTAACTATGGCTTTAGCTAGCTACTTAGTATGTAGCTTAATTTTACTTGGTGTACTAGGCAACGTTTGGCAGACTTGGACTGTATCACTAGCGGTGGCTTTTGTCGCCACTAGTTTAGAAGCCTTTTCCTTCTTGGGGGTTGACAATTTGACTGTGCCTTTGGGTAGTGCTGCCATAGCATTTGCACTAATTCAATTTTGGCCACTGCATTAA
- a CDS encoding peptidylprolyl isomerase — METLSFLSIDDRPISIEQTVKYLQSSGKLGQFISDVLRQYVIEQEIQGRDDVEINPALTEQTVIDFRLKNQLADPQAFQDWLTNNGTDYARFHASITFNFKLEKLKTLVTEAKLPEYFIEQKIFLDRVVISRIVVDSRELAEELQLQIAEGGSFEQLAKEYSVLDDRLVNGMMGPISRGTMPDKLRAAIDVATPGQLVGPIEIDGRYGLFRVEQFLPASLDDIQLKQALQNELFEKWLAEKIQKLTVKLQVS; from the coding sequence ATGGAAACTCTATCATTTTTGAGCATTGACGACCGCCCCATTTCGATTGAACAAACCGTAAAATACCTACAATCCTCAGGGAAGTTGGGTCAATTTATTAGTGATGTCCTTCGTCAGTACGTCATTGAGCAAGAAATTCAAGGGCGAGACGATGTAGAAATCAATCCGGCATTAACTGAACAAACAGTGATTGATTTTCGCCTAAAAAATCAACTCGCTGACCCCCAAGCTTTTCAAGACTGGTTAACTAACAATGGTACGGACTATGCCAGATTCCATGCCTCAATTACTTTTAACTTTAAATTAGAAAAATTGAAAACCTTAGTGACAGAAGCTAAACTCCCAGAATATTTTATTGAGCAGAAAATCTTTTTGGATCGGGTGGTAATATCGCGGATTGTGGTTGATAGTCGAGAACTGGCAGAGGAATTACAACTGCAAATTGCAGAAGGGGGCAGTTTTGAACAATTAGCTAAAGAGTATTCTGTATTAGACGATCGCCTGGTTAATGGCATGATGGGGCCAATTAGTCGGGGAACTATGCCAGACAAATTACGGGCTGCTATTGATGTGGCTACTCCTGGTCAATTAGTCGGGCCTATAGAAATTGATGGACGTTATGGTTTGTTTCGGGTGGAACAGTTTCTACCAGCGTCTTTAGATGATATTCAACTCAAGCAAGCGTTACAAAACGAACTATTTGAAAAATGGTTAGCAGAGAAAATTCAAAAGCTGACGGTGAAATTACAAGTGAGTTAA
- a CDS encoding type I secretion system permease/ATPase: protein MVSRENSKADGEITSELKILDNESLKIKVLAAIPWNQPPLNWLTSEQRSLLEERLEIRRYRLGEKIWSSEAGGYQFFIVAGKVRLREEGSGQSLAAIQMGDWFGDLQKLPGEYKAVAASKEVIVACWDTHLWAQISTPAMEDFWLGLAKQEHTEMENEVTSVQSPALQQPLTPPEQTPQIPPPVTLSYPFVSSWNTGAACLTMAAQHLENAVNLEWVQRQLRGQSPKQVVEAGEKLGLVLRRLQMTWGELRQLTFPALLQLQAESMPDPSWVIAYGLKGDRLIIANPLNPDNLCESLPESVVEQCWDGQLWQVELISKQEKFNLSWFTPAVWKYRKLLAEVLLASFTLQLLGLGTPLITQVVIDKVMVQESLPTLDVMAIALLAIAVFESILGILRLFIFTHTARRLDLSLSAQLFRHLMRLPLAYFESRRVGDTVARVQELEQIRQFLTGTALTVILDSIFAVVYLALMFYYNIPLTFVALAVLPLFATLTIVATPILRNWLNETFNRSADSQSFLVETVTGIHSVKAHAAESVARDRWEGLFARFVRTGFKASTTSNISSNIGDFLTNFSSLLILWFGAKLVIDQKLTIGQLVAFQMLSGRVTGPLLRLVQLWQNLQQVLLSVDRIGDILNVAPEAEMGTGLVLPPLKGQVSFEQVFFRYKTNTEPVLRGISFNVEPGQFVGIVGRSGSGKSTLSKLLQRLYQIESGRILIDGFDIKSADLSSLRQQIGVVLQEDFLFNGSILENITLGNPDITAEQVVEAARLAVAHDFISQLPYGYETNVGERGTALSGGQRQRIALARLFLCDAPILVLDEATSALDSETEQQVLQNLQKISANRTVFLIAHRFAPLKRADLILVLEKGVIAERGTHPELLQQKGLYWSLYQRQQANV from the coding sequence ATGGTTAGCAGAGAAAATTCAAAAGCTGACGGTGAAATTACAAGTGAGTTAAAAATTCTAGATAACGAATCTCTAAAAATCAAAGTGCTAGCTGCCATACCTTGGAATCAACCGCCTCTCAATTGGCTCACCTCCGAACAAAGATCCCTTTTAGAAGAACGTTTAGAAATCCGTCGTTATCGACTAGGAGAAAAAATCTGGTCAAGCGAAGCGGGTGGTTATCAGTTTTTCATTGTGGCTGGGAAAGTCCGCTTACGGGAGGAAGGAAGCGGTCAATCTTTAGCTGCTATACAAATGGGCGATTGGTTTGGTGACTTACAAAAGCTACCGGGAGAATACAAAGCTGTAGCTGCTAGTAAGGAAGTGATAGTGGCTTGTTGGGATACCCATCTGTGGGCGCAAATATCTACTCCCGCGATGGAAGATTTTTGGCTGGGATTGGCGAAACAAGAGCATACTGAGATGGAGAACGAGGTTACATCCGTCCAGTCTCCTGCTTTGCAACAACCACTTACGCCTCCAGAACAAACTCCCCAAATTCCTCCACCTGTAACCCTGAGTTATCCTTTTGTTAGCAGTTGGAATACGGGTGCGGCTTGTTTAACAATGGCAGCCCAACATCTGGAAAATGCGGTGAATTTGGAATGGGTACAACGCCAACTGCGGGGGCAAAGTCCTAAACAAGTGGTAGAAGCTGGAGAAAAGTTAGGCTTGGTACTGCGAAGATTGCAAATGACTTGGGGTGAGTTGCGTCAGCTGACTTTCCCAGCTTTGTTGCAGTTACAAGCCGAGTCTATGCCTGATCCTTCTTGGGTGATCGCTTATGGACTAAAAGGCGATCGCTTAATTATTGCTAATCCCTTAAATCCTGATAATCTTTGTGAAAGTCTACCAGAATCAGTAGTGGAACAATGCTGGGATGGTCAGTTGTGGCAAGTAGAACTGATATCTAAGCAGGAAAAATTTAACCTGAGTTGGTTCACCCCAGCAGTTTGGAAATATCGCAAACTTTTAGCAGAAGTATTATTAGCGTCTTTTACCTTGCAACTATTGGGTTTAGGTACACCACTAATTACCCAAGTTGTCATTGATAAGGTGATGGTACAGGAGAGTTTACCAACTCTCGATGTTATGGCGATCGCACTTTTGGCGATCGCTGTATTTGAATCAATATTGGGGATTCTGCGGTTATTTATCTTTACTCATACAGCCAGACGCTTAGATTTAAGCTTATCAGCACAATTATTCCGCCATTTGATGCGCCTACCCTTGGCTTATTTTGAGTCACGGCGTGTAGGGGATACCGTAGCCAGGGTGCAGGAACTAGAACAAATTCGCCAGTTTCTCACAGGTACAGCCTTAACGGTAATTTTAGATAGCATCTTTGCCGTTGTGTATTTGGCATTGATGTTTTATTACAATATTCCTCTCACTTTTGTGGCGTTAGCGGTGCTGCCCTTATTTGCCACACTGACCATAGTTGCTACACCGATTTTACGTAACTGGTTGAACGAAACCTTTAACCGCAGTGCCGACAGCCAATCATTCTTAGTAGAAACGGTTACAGGTATCCACTCTGTCAAAGCTCATGCAGCTGAATCAGTAGCACGCGATCGTTGGGAAGGCTTATTTGCTCGTTTCGTGCGTACTGGTTTCAAAGCTTCCACCACATCCAACATTAGCAGTAATATTGGGGACTTTCTCACTAACTTTTCCTCCCTATTAATTCTGTGGTTTGGGGCAAAATTAGTCATCGACCAAAAACTAACAATTGGGCAATTGGTAGCCTTTCAAATGCTTTCTGGTAGAGTGACAGGCCCACTTTTACGCCTAGTGCAGTTGTGGCAAAACCTGCAACAAGTCCTACTTTCCGTAGACCGGATTGGCGATATCCTCAACGTTGCACCAGAAGCAGAGATGGGGACTGGCTTAGTTCTACCGCCCCTAAAAGGTCAAGTTAGTTTTGAGCAAGTCTTTTTCCGCTACAAAACCAATACAGAACCAGTACTGCGAGGGATTTCCTTTAATGTAGAACCGGGACAGTTTGTAGGAATTGTTGGGCGCAGTGGTTCTGGGAAAAGTACCCTATCCAAGTTGTTACAAAGGCTTTATCAAATTGAATCAGGACGCATTCTCATTGATGGTTTTGATATCAAAAGTGCTGATTTGTCCTCCCTGAGACAACAAATAGGCGTAGTTCTTCAAGAAGACTTCTTATTTAACGGTTCCATCTTGGAGAATATCACCTTGGGAAATCCCGATATTACTGCCGAGCAAGTAGTAGAAGCCGCTAGACTAGCTGTAGCCCATGACTTTATCAGTCAATTGCCCTACGGTTACGAAACTAACGTAGGAGAGCGGGGTACAGCTTTATCTGGAGGACAAAGACAACGCATTGCTTTAGCCAGGTTGTTTCTCTGTGATGCGCCGATTTTAGTATTAGATGAAGCGACCAGCGCTTTAGACAGTGAAACAGAACAGCAAGTGTTACAAAATCTGCAAAAGATTTCTGCCAACCGCACTGTATTTCTGATTGCTCACCGCTTTGCACCCTTGAAACGAGCAGATTTGATTCT
- the yidD gene encoding membrane protein insertion efficiency factor YidD, producing the protein MKQIFIWLIKGYRMFISPLFPPTCRFQPTCSMYALEAIERFGVFRGGWMGIRRILRCHPFHPGGYDPVPEVGEHCCHHDSGK; encoded by the coding sequence ATGAAGCAAATATTTATTTGGTTGATCAAGGGATACAGGATGTTTATTTCGCCGCTATTTCCCCCGACTTGCCGCTTTCAACCCACTTGCTCAATGTATGCCCTCGAAGCAATTGAAAGATTTGGCGTGTTCCGTGGTGGCTGGATGGGGATTCGCCGCATTTTGCGTTGTCATCCATTCCACCCAGGCGGTTATGATCCTGTACCAGAGGTGGGTGAGCATTGTTGTCATCATGATAGCGGGAAGTAG
- a CDS encoding TIGR00297 family protein gives MFSFISSANPWLVGVGLNTILLSLVWFAPKKLLTPAGVFHAWLLGILIWGTLGWQGYLVVTFYFLVGSGVTRIGMAQKEALGIAEKRSGARGPENVWGSALTAALCAVGVGIMNAGLFSPSSQSLVPSPQSLLLLGYVASFSTKLSDTCASEVGKAYGKSTFLITTLQPVPRGTEGAVSLEGTLAGVVGSVAIAITGWGVGLISPLGIVWCVLAALIATNLESVIGATLQSKYTWLTNEIVNILNTLIGAIAAILVAFVWASSFG, from the coding sequence ATGTTTTCATTTATTAGCTCTGCCAATCCTTGGTTAGTAGGAGTAGGACTAAATACTATTTTATTGAGTTTAGTCTGGTTCGCTCCTAAAAAACTGCTTACCCCAGCAGGTGTGTTTCATGCTTGGTTATTGGGCATATTGATTTGGGGTACTTTAGGCTGGCAAGGATATTTAGTAGTTACCTTTTATTTTCTTGTAGGTTCTGGTGTCACACGTATCGGGATGGCACAAAAAGAAGCTCTTGGTATTGCCGAAAAGCGTTCGGGTGCAAGAGGCCCGGAAAATGTGTGGGGTTCTGCTTTAACTGCGGCGCTGTGTGCTGTGGGCGTAGGAATTATGAATGCTGGGCTTTTTTCACCCAGTTCCCAATCCCTAGTTCCCAGTCCCCAGTCACTACTGTTACTCGGTTACGTCGCCAGTTTTAGTACAAAACTTTCTGATACCTGCGCTAGTGAAGTGGGTAAAGCTTACGGCAAAAGTACTTTCTTAATTACGACTTTGCAACCAGTTCCTAGAGGTACAGAAGGGGCTGTGAGTTTAGAGGGGACTTTAGCTGGTGTGGTGGGTTCTGTGGCGATCGCTATTACAGGTTGGGGAGTCGGTTTAATTTCTCCCTTGGGAATTGTTTGGTGTGTCTTGGCTGCTTTGATTGCCACAAATTTAGAAAGTGTAATTGGTGCGACATTGCAATCAAAATACACATGGTTAACTAATGAAATTGTTAATATTCTTAACACCTTAATTGGGGCGATCGCTGCCATATTAGTTGCCTTTGTTTGGGCAAGCTCTTTTGGTTAG